From Methyloceanibacter stevinii, the proteins below share one genomic window:
- a CDS encoding glutamine synthetase family protein: MLREDLTFVGTCDIAGLVRGKGFPSTELPARRKLGIGWTHSNLMQTCFGPILDTPFGTAGDLMIVPDPTAEVHVDFRDGSAPEHFFLGDIRNTDGSPWECCVRAFLRRATDALKEACGLELLAAFEQEFVYTGVEDVPGHAYSLNAFRRQGVFGEMVMAAIRAASVHPDSFLAEYGPRQFEMTVGPDAALAAADAGVIAREMARGAAFRLENSAIFSPMPVAGGAGNGVHIHFSLHDASGAPVTSDPNGPMGLSAVAAHFAAGVLHHLPALCAVTAPSPVSYLRLVPDRWAPTVADIKLQDRGAALRICPVFDAAGEEQRQAQFNLEFRVSDAAASPYMALGAMIFAGVDGIARELKISKTTTPLPSSLSAALDLMEASEAMRSWFGPVFFEAYLRHKRSEAAYVADLPEAELCARYAEVY; this comes from the coding sequence ATGCTGCGCGAGGATTTGACGTTCGTCGGGACGTGCGACATTGCCGGACTCGTTCGCGGCAAGGGGTTTCCCTCCACCGAGCTGCCCGCCCGGCGGAAGCTCGGCATCGGTTGGACGCACTCCAATCTCATGCAGACCTGCTTCGGCCCCATTCTCGATACGCCTTTCGGCACGGCGGGCGATCTCATGATCGTGCCGGACCCGACCGCGGAGGTGCATGTCGACTTTCGCGATGGATCCGCACCCGAGCACTTCTTTCTCGGCGATATCCGCAACACGGACGGGAGCCCCTGGGAATGCTGTGTCCGTGCATTTCTGCGGCGCGCGACCGATGCGTTGAAAGAGGCCTGCGGTCTCGAACTCCTCGCCGCGTTCGAGCAGGAGTTCGTCTACACGGGCGTCGAGGACGTGCCGGGTCATGCCTATAGCCTGAATGCCTTCCGGCGCCAGGGCGTCTTCGGCGAGATGGTGATGGCGGCCATTCGCGCCGCGAGCGTCCATCCGGATTCCTTCCTGGCCGAGTATGGGCCCCGGCAATTCGAGATGACGGTCGGGCCCGACGCCGCACTCGCCGCGGCGGATGCAGGCGTGATCGCGCGCGAGATGGCGCGCGGTGCCGCTTTCCGTCTGGAGAACAGCGCCATCTTTTCGCCGATGCCCGTGGCGGGCGGGGCCGGCAACGGCGTGCACATCCATTTCAGCCTCCATGACGCCTCGGGCGCACCGGTGACAAGCGATCCAAACGGTCCCATGGGCCTGAGCGCTGTCGCGGCGCATTTCGCCGCCGGCGTCCTGCACCATCTTCCGGCTCTGTGCGCGGTGACCGCGCCGTCGCCGGTGTCTTACTTGCGGCTCGTGCCCGACCGCTGGGCGCCGACCGTGGCCGACATCAAACTGCAGGATCGCGGGGCCGCGCTTCGAATCTGTCCCGTCTTCGACGCGGCGGGAGAGGAGCAGCGGCAGGCGCAGTTCAATCTCGAGTTCCGCGTCAGCGATGCGGCGGCCAGCCCCTATATGGCGCTCGGCGCGATGATCTTCGCCGGGGTCGACGGGATCGCGCGCGAACTGAAAATTTCGAAGACGACGACGCCGCTGCCGTCTTCCTTGAGTGCCGCTTTGGATCTGATGGAAGCGAGCGAAGCGATGAGGTCGTGGTTCGGTCCGGTCTTCTTCGAGGCCTATTTGCGGCACAAGCGATCGGAAGCAGCCTATGTGGCGGACTTGCCTGAGGCGGAACTGTGCGCGCGCTATGCCGAAGTCTACTGA
- the sucD gene encoding succinate--CoA ligase subunit alpha has protein sequence MSILIDEKTRVIVQGMTGDKGTFHAKEMIEYGTNVVGGVTPGKGGGRHLDRPLFNTVKEAVKETGAEASITFVAPAFCADAIMECADAGIELVCSITDGIPAQDMMRVKRYLMRYPRDRRTMMVGPNCAGIISPGKSMLGIMPGHIYLQGRVGVISRSGTLGYEAAAQMKDHGIGISTSVGIGGDPINGSSFLDHLALFEEDPETDAVLMIGEIGGPQEAEASAWIRDNMSKPVVGFVAGLTAPKGRRMGHAGAIISAAGDSAAEKAEIMKANGLTVAPNPSEFGSTVAKVLGV, from the coding sequence ATGAGTATTCTGATTGACGAAAAAACCCGGGTGATCGTTCAGGGCATGACCGGCGACAAGGGTACCTTCCACGCGAAGGAAATGATCGAGTACGGCACGAACGTGGTCGGCGGTGTGACGCCGGGCAAGGGCGGCGGCCGGCATCTCGACCGTCCTCTCTTCAACACGGTCAAAGAGGCGGTCAAGGAAACCGGAGCAGAGGCTTCGATCACCTTCGTCGCGCCGGCCTTTTGCGCGGACGCGATCATGGAATGCGCCGACGCCGGTATAGAGCTGGTTTGCTCCATCACCGACGGCATCCCGGCGCAGGACATGATGCGGGTGAAACGCTATCTGATGCGCTATCCGCGCGACCGCCGGACCATGATGGTTGGTCCCAACTGCGCGGGCATCATCAGCCCCGGCAAGTCCATGCTCGGCATCATGCCCGGCCACATCTATCTGCAGGGCCGGGTCGGCGTCATCTCGCGCTCCGGCACGCTCGGATACGAGGCTGCGGCGCAGATGAAGGATCATGGCATCGGCATCTCGACATCCGTCGGCATCGGCGGCGACCCGATCAACGGGTCCTCGTTCCTGGATCACCTTGCTCTGTTCGAGGAGGATCCGGAAACCGACGCTGTGCTGATGATCGGCGAGATCGGCGGTCCGCAGGAGGCCGAAGCCTCGGCATGGATCAGGGACAACATGTCCAAGCCGGTGGTCGGCTTCGTCGCGGGTCTCACGGCACCGAAGGGTCGCCGCATGGGCCACGCCGGCGCGATCATCTCGGCAGCGGGCGACAGCGCAGCCGAGAAGGCCGAGATCATGAAGGCCAACGGGCTCACCGTGGCCCCGAATCCGAGCGAGTTCGGTTCCACCGTCGCCAAGGTTCTGGGAGTCTAA
- a CDS encoding tellurite resistance TerB family protein has product MNFGDIVGEMIRQGMSPQTQQRVEHATGPDGLGGGSGSADLGAILGSILGDSSSGSSAGGGSSAGGLGDILGGLLGGQSGGQGSGGLGDILGSVLGGGNSSSGQASGGQSSGGLGDILGNLGGMLGSPSGVGGMSKGELGGLGALAGAILGGGGSSAKGAVGGSAMAILGTLALSALKNWQAQSAAGDNVNALGLTETEVKQISAPETAELCLRGMIEAIKSDGQVSQDEIQKLTGKLAEGGITDDEKQFVQTQMAKPQDLAGLVKAIPNPEVGIQVYAAALMAISVDTPAEKTFLKGLAQGAGIDPDAVARLHQMVGAPAA; this is encoded by the coding sequence ATGAACTTCGGAGATATTGTCGGTGAAATGATCCGTCAGGGCATGTCGCCCCAGACACAGCAGCGGGTCGAACATGCCACGGGCCCGGACGGCCTAGGCGGCGGATCGGGTTCCGCCGATCTCGGCGCCATTCTCGGTAGCATTCTAGGCGACTCGTCGTCCGGCAGCAGCGCTGGAGGCGGCAGCTCGGCAGGCGGCCTGGGCGATATCTTGGGTGGCCTTCTAGGTGGCCAGAGCGGTGGACAAGGTTCCGGCGGTCTTGGCGACATCCTCGGCAGCGTTCTCGGCGGTGGAAATTCGTCCAGCGGCCAGGCTTCCGGCGGTCAATCCTCCGGGGGGCTTGGCGACATCCTCGGCAATCTCGGCGGCATGCTCGGCTCACCGAGCGGTGTCGGCGGCATGAGCAAAGGCGAGCTCGGCGGTCTCGGCGCTCTGGCGGGCGCGATCCTCGGCGGCGGCGGCAGTTCCGCGAAGGGCGCGGTTGGCGGCAGCGCCATGGCCATTCTCGGCACGCTGGCCCTGTCGGCTCTCAAGAACTGGCAGGCCCAGTCGGCCGCCGGCGACAACGTCAATGCTCTCGGCCTCACCGAGACCGAAGTGAAACAGATTTCAGCTCCCGAGACGGCCGAGCTATGCCTGCGCGGCATGATCGAAGCCATCAAGTCCGACGGCCAGGTCTCGCAGGACGAGATCCAGAAGCTGACGGGCAAGCTCGCAGAGGGCGGCATCACCGACGACGAGAAACAATTCGTTCAGACCCAGATGGCGAAGCCGCAGGATCTGGCTGGGCTGGTGAAAGCCATTCCCAACCCGGAAGTCGGCATTCAGGTCTATGCGGCGGCACTGATGGCGATCTCCGTCGACACGCCGGCCGAGAAAACCTTCCTGAAAGGTCTGGCCCAGGGAGCCGGTATCGACCCCGATGCCGTCGCCCGGCTGCATCAGATGGTCGGCGCGCCGGCGGCCTAG
- a CDS encoding phasin family protein, translating into MPAPLLGRSLQSAVPAALAVNTKLVDIAHSNVSAGLELARDLAGAKTPMEAMRLGVAYWFNHMGAVQTQARELQSLSAAWVKTASDQIRPL; encoded by the coding sequence GTGCCGGCGCCATTGCTGGGACGGTCTCTGCAGAGCGCCGTTCCGGCCGCCCTCGCGGTGAATACCAAGCTGGTGGATATCGCCCATTCGAACGTCAGCGCGGGGCTCGAGCTCGCCCGCGATCTGGCGGGAGCGAAAACGCCGATGGAGGCCATGCGCCTCGGGGTCGCCTATTGGTTCAACCATATGGGGGCCGTTCAAACGCAGGCGCGCGAACTGCAAAGCCTGTCGGCCGCCTGGGTCAAGACGGCCAGCGATCAAATTCGCCCGCTCTAA
- a CDS encoding MEKHLA domain-containing protein, producing the protein MTIATDPAFFRLLADSYKRLLACSPPFLEGCGGDGPDWLYASAPNCVLAHNTAADPLFLYANKAAQALFEYEWEEMVGMPSRLSAEAPNRAERQRLLDAVARDGFATGYTGIRISKSGRRFRIEDGVLWQLRDASGTLHGVAATFSDWSSIIER; encoded by the coding sequence ATGACAATCGCCACAGACCCCGCCTTTTTCCGACTTCTTGCCGACAGTTACAAGCGGTTGCTTGCGTGCTCGCCGCCCTTTCTCGAAGGATGTGGCGGCGACGGCCCAGACTGGCTCTACGCCAGTGCGCCCAACTGCGTTCTGGCACATAACACGGCGGCCGACCCTCTGTTCCTCTACGCCAATAAGGCCGCACAGGCCCTATTCGAGTACGAGTGGGAGGAAATGGTCGGTATGCCCTCGCGATTGTCCGCAGAGGCTCCCAACCGGGCCGAACGCCAGAGGCTCCTGGACGCGGTAGCGCGTGACGGCTTTGCAACCGGCTACACCGGCATCCGGATATCGAAATCCGGCCGCCGGTTCCGTATCGAGGATGGCGTCTTGTGGCAGTTGCGCGACGCCAGCGGTACGCTCCACGGCGTCGCGGCAACATTCAGCGATTGGTCGTCTATTATAGAGCGCTGA
- a CDS encoding malate--CoA ligase subunit beta, with translation MDVHEYQAKELLGSFGVPVPKGAVAFSPDQAVYAATELGGWSWAVKAQIHAGARGKAGGIKICKTYHEVREAAQELLGKRLVTHQTGPEGKPVQRVYIEAAEPFEKELYLGYVLDRKAERIRVIASQEGGMEIEEIAKNNPDAILQVIVEPAVGLQSFQARELAFQLGLSIKQAQSCVSTIMNAYRAFRDCDAQMLEINPLVVTKDDRVLALDAKMSFDDNALFRRHNVADMYDPSQQDPREAQAAEHNLNYIGLEGDIGCIVNGAGLAMATMDMIKHAGGAPANFLDVGGGASPDRIETAMKLVVSDANVKAILVNIFAGINRCDWVAKGVVQACGNLDIKVPLVVRLAGTNVEEGRKILEESGLKLITADTLAEAAEKAVQACQGKLQAA, from the coding sequence GTGGACGTTCACGAGTATCAAGCCAAAGAACTTCTGGGTAGCTTCGGCGTTCCGGTGCCGAAAGGCGCGGTGGCATTCAGCCCCGATCAGGCCGTTTACGCGGCGACCGAGCTTGGCGGTTGGAGCTGGGCGGTCAAGGCGCAGATTCACGCCGGCGCGCGCGGCAAGGCCGGCGGCATCAAGATTTGCAAGACCTATCATGAGGTCCGCGAGGCGGCGCAGGAGCTGCTCGGCAAGCGTCTGGTCACGCATCAGACCGGCCCCGAAGGCAAGCCCGTTCAGCGCGTCTATATCGAAGCGGCCGAGCCCTTCGAGAAAGAGCTTTATCTCGGCTATGTCCTCGACCGTAAGGCCGAGCGCATCCGTGTTATCGCCTCGCAGGAAGGCGGCATGGAGATCGAAGAGATCGCCAAGAACAACCCCGACGCCATTCTTCAGGTCATCGTCGAGCCGGCCGTCGGTCTGCAGTCCTTCCAAGCTCGCGAATTGGCGTTTCAGCTGGGTCTGTCGATAAAGCAGGCTCAGAGCTGCGTCTCGACCATCATGAACGCCTATCGCGCTTTCCGCGATTGCGACGCTCAGATGCTGGAAATCAATCCGCTGGTCGTGACGAAGGACGATCGCGTTCTCGCCCTCGACGCCAAGATGTCGTTCGACGACAACGCCCTGTTCCGCCGCCACAACGTTGCCGACATGTACGACCCCTCGCAGCAGGATCCGCGCGAGGCCCAGGCCGCCGAGCACAATCTCAACTATATCGGTCTGGAAGGCGACATCGGCTGCATCGTGAACGGTGCGGGTCTTGCCATGGCCACCATGGACATGATCAAGCACGCGGGCGGCGCGCCGGCCAACTTCCTCGACGTGGGCGGCGGCGCTTCGCCTGACCGCATCGAGACGGCCATGAAGCTCGTTGTTTCCGACGCCAACGTGAAGGCGATTCTGGTGAACATCTTCGCCGGCATCAATCGCTGCGACTGGGTCGCCAAGGGTGTCGTTCAGGCCTGCGGGAACCTCGACATCAAGGTTCCGCTGGTCGTGCGCCTCGCCGGCACCAATGTCGAAGAGGGCCGCAAGATCCTCGAGGAGAGCGGGCTCAAGCTGATCACGGCCGACACGCTCGCCGAGGCCGCCGAGAAAGCGGTTCAGGCCTGTCAGGGCAAGTTGCAGGCCGCGTAA
- a CDS encoding HpcH/HpaI aldolase/citrate lyase family protein, with product MSFTLIQQATPRLHRSELAVPGSNPGMFEKAAASAADVIFLDLEDAVAPDDKEQARKNIIEGLNDIDWGDKTMMIRINGLDTHYAYRDVIEVLENCPRLDMILIPKVGVPQDVYAIDMLVTQVEQYKKYEKKLGLELLIETALGMANVEAIAQSSPRVEAMSFGVADYAASTRARTVGIGGPHPDHGVLTDADESGERQYHWADPWHYALSRMMVACRAYGLRPIDGPFGDFSDPDGYKAAAKRGAVLGFEGKWAIHPSQIPLANEVFSPAAAEVEKAQRIVDAMKQAAKEGKGAVSLDGRLIDIASIRQAQALLDKAAQIKG from the coding sequence ATGAGCTTTACGCTGATCCAGCAGGCGACACCCCGTCTGCATCGTTCGGAGCTGGCCGTGCCCGGCTCCAACCCCGGCATGTTCGAGAAGGCTGCGGCGAGTGCTGCGGACGTGATCTTCCTCGACCTCGAAGACGCCGTCGCTCCCGACGACAAGGAGCAGGCCCGCAAGAACATCATCGAGGGTCTGAACGACATCGATTGGGGCGACAAGACCATGATGATCCGCATCAACGGTCTCGACACCCACTACGCCTATCGCGACGTGATCGAGGTTTTGGAGAACTGCCCGCGGCTCGACATGATCCTGATCCCCAAGGTCGGTGTGCCGCAGGACGTCTATGCCATCGACATGCTCGTCACGCAGGTCGAGCAGTACAAGAAGTACGAGAAGAAGCTCGGTCTCGAGCTGCTGATCGAGACGGCGCTCGGCATGGCCAATGTGGAAGCCATCGCCCAGTCGAGCCCGCGCGTCGAGGCCATGAGCTTTGGCGTTGCCGACTATGCCGCGTCCACCCGCGCCCGCACCGTGGGCATCGGTGGTCCGCACCCGGACCACGGCGTGCTGACCGACGCCGACGAGAGCGGTGAGCGCCAGTATCATTGGGCCGACCCTTGGCACTATGCCCTGTCGCGCATGATGGTTGCGTGCCGCGCCTACGGCCTGCGTCCGATCGACGGTCCCTTCGGCGACTTCTCCGATCCGGACGGTTACAAGGCCGCCGCCAAGCGCGGTGCGGTGCTCGGCTTCGAGGGCAAGTGGGCCATCCACCCCTCGCAGATTCCGCTCGCCAACGAAGTTTTCTCGCCGGCAGCTGCCGAGGTCGAGAAGGCTCAGCGCATCGTCGACGCCATGAAGCAGGCCGCCAAGGAAGGTAAGGGTGCCGTGTCGCTCGACGGCCGTCTCATCGACATCGCCTCGATCCGCCAGGCCCAGGCCCTGCTGGACAAGGCCGCGCAGATCAAGGGCTAA
- the fchA gene encoding methenyltetrahydrofolate cyclohydrolase, which translates to MTEIKDTAIEPFLDQLASSAATPGGGSAAAILGGMGAALVSMVCNLTIGKKKYAEVEEDMKEILAKAEDLRHRMTAMIQDDVRAFDTVMGAYGMPKETDEEKAARGEAIQDALKMATDVPIRCCRLAREVIDLALMASEKGNVNVISDAGVGVLSAYAALRSAALNVYINAKMISDTSFVESKLSELEGLLAGAEATTEKAYDIVKGKVS; encoded by the coding sequence ATGACCGAGATCAAGGACACAGCGATCGAGCCGTTCCTCGATCAGCTTGCCTCCAGCGCGGCGACGCCGGGCGGGGGCAGTGCTGCCGCCATCCTCGGCGGCATGGGTGCGGCCCTCGTCAGCATGGTCTGCAACTTGACGATCGGCAAAAAGAAGTACGCCGAGGTCGAGGAGGACATGAAGGAGATTCTGGCCAAGGCCGAGGATCTCCGTCACCGGATGACGGCCATGATTCAGGACGACGTTCGCGCCTTCGATACGGTCATGGGAGCCTACGGCATGCCCAAGGAGACCGACGAGGAGAAGGCCGCCCGGGGCGAGGCGATCCAGGACGCCCTCAAGATGGCGACCGATGTCCCGATCCGTTGTTGCCGGTTGGCCCGAGAAGTCATCGATCTGGCGCTAATGGCGTCGGAGAAAGGCAACGTCAACGTCATCTCGGATGCAGGTGTTGGGGTCTTGTCTGCTTACGCAGCACTGCGGAGTGCTGCCCTAAATGTATACATCAATGCAAAAATGATTTCCGACACCAGCTTTGTGGAGTCTAAGCTAAGCGAACTGGAGGGTCTTCTCGCCGGCGCCGAGGCAACGACCGAGAAGGCATACGATATCGTAAAGGGCAAAGTGAGCTGA
- a CDS encoding D-2-hydroxyacid dehydrogenase, whose product MEHEIVFLDRESVGADVRKAKFPHNYTEYQSTWTPEDIVERLKDASIAIINKVPMREEVLKQLPKLKLIAVAATGTDVVDKAYCKANGITVVNIRGYAFNTVPEHVIALMFALRRNLLAYIEDTRNGRWAEVDQFCFFDHPIRDIAGSTMGVVGYGAIGKAVAKRAECLGMKILPYDVFPQDGLVDLETVLKESDVITLHCPLTPETANMIGEKELKMMKPTSILINTARGGLVDEAALAEALKAGTIAGAGFDVLTTEPPKDGNILLDLKMPNFIVTPHVAWASREAMQILADQLMDNIDAFVAGNPQNVVE is encoded by the coding sequence GTGGAACACGAGATCGTCTTCCTCGATCGCGAGTCGGTTGGCGCCGATGTCCGCAAGGCCAAATTTCCGCACAACTACACGGAGTACCAATCGACTTGGACTCCCGAGGATATCGTCGAGCGTCTGAAAGACGCGAGCATCGCGATCATCAATAAGGTGCCGATGCGCGAGGAGGTCCTCAAGCAGCTTCCGAAGCTCAAGCTGATCGCCGTCGCGGCGACCGGCACCGACGTCGTCGACAAGGCCTACTGCAAGGCCAACGGCATCACCGTCGTCAACATTCGCGGCTATGCGTTCAACACCGTGCCTGAGCACGTGATCGCGCTGATGTTCGCGTTGCGGCGTAATCTTCTCGCCTACATCGAGGACACGCGAAACGGACGCTGGGCCGAGGTCGACCAGTTCTGCTTCTTCGATCATCCGATCCGCGACATTGCCGGCTCCACCATGGGCGTCGTCGGCTACGGCGCCATCGGCAAGGCGGTCGCCAAGCGGGCCGAGTGCCTTGGCATGAAGATCCTGCCGTATGACGTGTTCCCGCAGGACGGGCTCGTCGATCTCGAGACGGTGCTCAAGGAAAGCGACGTCATCACGCTCCACTGCCCGCTGACGCCCGAGACGGCGAACATGATCGGCGAGAAGGAGCTGAAGATGATGAAGCCCACGTCGATCCTGATCAACACGGCGCGAGGCGGTCTCGTCGACGAAGCGGCGCTTGCCGAAGCGCTGAAAGCCGGCACGATCGCGGGCGCAGGGTTCGATGTGCTCACCACCGAGCCGCCGAAGGACGGAAACATCCTTCTGGATCTCAAGATGCCGAACTTCATCGTCACGCCGCACGTGGCGTGGGCGAGCCGCGAGGCCATGCAGATCCTGGCCGACCAACTCATGGACAACATCGATGCGTTCGTTGCGGGCAACCCGCAGAACGTCGTCGAATAA
- the lysM gene encoding peptidoglycan-binding protein LysM, producing MGFFDFVKNAGKSIFGSSADAAEGDPAAAIAKEIGDPSLADKIKVEVDGETVKVTGDVPDQETREKIIVAAGNVEGISKVDESLKAADDKPEGKFHTVAKGDTLWAIAEKSYGDGSKYMTIFEANKPMLSHPDKIYPGQVLRIPMFVD from the coding sequence ATGGGTTTTTTTGATTTCGTGAAGAACGCGGGCAAGAGCATCTTTGGATCGAGCGCGGATGCCGCGGAGGGCGATCCCGCCGCGGCCATCGCCAAGGAAATCGGCGATCCGAGCCTGGCCGACAAGATCAAGGTCGAGGTCGACGGCGAGACCGTAAAGGTCACCGGCGACGTACCCGATCAGGAGACGCGCGAGAAGATCATCGTGGCTGCCGGCAATGTGGAAGGCATCTCGAAGGTCGACGAATCCCTGAAGGCGGCCGACGACAAACCGGAAGGCAAGTTCCACACGGTCGCCAAGGGCGACACGCTCTGGGCCATCGCCGAGAAGTCTTATGGCGACGGCTCCAAGTACATGACCATCTTCGAAGCCAACAAGCCGATGCTCTCCCATCCCGACAAGATCTATCCGGGACAGGTGCTGCGCATTCCCATGTTTGTCGACTAG
- a CDS encoding aminotransferase class V-fold PLP-dependent enzyme yields the protein MAGARRPGRNFLFVPGPTNVPDRILRAMHVPMEDHRSPDFPSLTIPLFEEMKKVFQTKEGQVVIFPSSGTGAWESALTNTRSPGDKLLAPRFGQFSHLWIELARRHGLQVVVQEEEWGTGADPDRIEEALRADKAHEIKGILVVHNETATGVTSDVAAVRRAIDAAGHPALLYVDGVSSIGSIDFRFDEWGVDLAITGSQKGMMLPAGLGILCASPKALAQMEAAKCTRAYFNLADHINANAGGYFPYTPALPLLYGLRESLAMMFEEGLENVFARHRYLASGTRAAVDAWGLSLCAKEPKWQSDTVSAIMVPNGFNGADVIERAYRRYNLALGAGLSEVAGKLFRIGHLGDLNELMLLGAISGAEMSMRDVGIQVEPGSGVAAAQEYFRNAYGAADQRLAAE from the coding sequence ATGGCTGGAGCCAGGCGGCCAGGTCGTAATTTTCTATTTGTGCCGGGTCCGACCAATGTGCCGGACCGCATTCTCCGGGCCATGCACGTGCCGATGGAGGATCATCGGTCCCCTGACTTTCCGAGCCTGACAATCCCGCTCTTCGAGGAGATGAAGAAGGTCTTCCAGACCAAGGAAGGCCAAGTCGTCATCTTCCCGTCCAGTGGTACGGGCGCCTGGGAATCGGCTCTGACCAACACCCGTTCGCCGGGCGACAAGCTCCTCGCGCCGCGCTTCGGCCAGTTCAGCCATCTGTGGATCGAACTCGCCCGCCGTCATGGGCTCCAGGTCGTCGTGCAGGAGGAAGAATGGGGCACGGGCGCCGATCCGGACCGGATCGAAGAGGCGCTCCGGGCGGATAAAGCACACGAAATCAAAGGTATACTGGTGGTCCACAACGAGACCGCCACGGGCGTGACCTCCGACGTTGCCGCCGTACGGCGCGCCATCGACGCGGCCGGCCATCCGGCGCTGCTCTATGTGGATGGCGTCAGCTCCATCGGCAGCATCGACTTCCGCTTCGACGAATGGGGTGTCGACCTCGCCATCACCGGTTCGCAGAAGGGCATGATGCTCCCGGCCGGTCTCGGCATCCTCTGCGCGAGCCCCAAGGCGCTGGCGCAGATGGAAGCGGCCAAGTGCACGCGCGCCTATTTCAACCTCGCCGACCACATCAACGCGAATGCGGGCGGCTACTTCCCGTACACGCCTGCGCTGCCGCTGCTGTATGGCTTGCGCGAATCCCTGGCGATGATGTTCGAGGAAGGCCTTGAGAACGTGTTCGCCCGCCATCGCTATCTCGCGAGCGGGACACGGGCCGCCGTCGATGCCTGGGGTCTGTCGCTGTGCGCGAAGGAACCCAAGTGGCAGTCCGATACGGTCAGCGCGATCATGGTGCCGAACGGCTTCAACGGCGCCGATGTGATCGAGCGCGCTTATCGCCGCTACAATCTCGCGCTGGGTGCAGGCTTGTCGGAAGTCGCCGGCAAGTTGTTCCGTATCGGCCATCTTGGCGATCTCAATGAACTGATGTTGCTCGGCGCCATTTCCGGGGCCGAGATGTCAATGCGCGATGTCGGCATCCAGGTCGAGCCCGGTTCGGGCGTGGCAGCCGCGCAAGAGTATTTCCGCAACGCCTATGGCGCCGCCGATCAGCGCTTGGCCGCGGAGTAG
- a CDS encoding NADP-dependent methylenetetrahydromethanopterin/methylenetetrahydrofolate dehydrogenase — protein sequence MKKLLFLFDTDPVPSVFDTVVGYDGGADNVTGYAAVAPDNVGALIDGCIYTRGGKDKQNTAIFVGGGNMAKGEELFETVKKHFFGPFRVSVMLDSNGSNTTAAAGVALLAKGRDLKGKKAVVLAGTGPVGMRAAGFFGMEGCDVTITSRTKERAEEAAKVIAKRFGIKVSGAAGATDEERAEAVKDANIVYSAGAIGVQLLPKSAWENNPNIELLADVNAQPPMGIEGVDAMDKGKDVGGGKLGYGALGIGGLKLKLHRECIAKMFESSEGVYDAEEIYALAKEMA from the coding sequence ATGAAGAAACTGCTGTTCTTGTTCGACACCGATCCTGTGCCGAGCGTCTTCGATACGGTTGTCGGCTACGACGGCGGTGCAGACAATGTCACCGGCTATGCGGCAGTCGCGCCCGATAATGTCGGTGCACTGATCGATGGCTGCATTTACACGCGCGGCGGCAAAGACAAGCAGAACACCGCGATCTTCGTGGGCGGTGGCAACATGGCCAAGGGCGAAGAGCTGTTCGAGACGGTGAAGAAGCACTTCTTCGGCCCGTTCCGCGTCTCCGTGATGCTGGACTCGAACGGCTCCAACACGACGGCAGCCGCCGGCGTGGCGCTGCTGGCCAAGGGACGCGATCTCAAGGGCAAGAAGGCCGTGGTTCTCGCCGGTACGGGCCCCGTCGGCATGCGCGCCGCGGGCTTCTTCGGTATGGAAGGATGCGACGTCACCATCACTTCGCGCACGAAGGAGCGCGCCGAAGAGGCGGCGAAGGTCATCGCGAAGCGTTTCGGCATCAAGGTCTCAGGCGCCGCGGGCGCGACGGATGAGGAGCGCGCCGAGGCCGTCAAGGACGCCAATATCGTTTACTCGGCCGGCGCGATCGGCGTGCAGCTGCTGCCGAAGTCGGCCTGGGAGAACAATCCCAATATCGAGCTCCTGGCGGATGTGAACGCGCAGCCGCCCATGGGCATCGAAGGCGTCGACGCCATGGACAAGGGCAAGGATGTCGGCGGCGGCAAGCTCGGCTATGGCGCGCTTGGTATCGGCGGGCTGAAGCTCAAATTGCACCGCGAATGCATTGCCAAGATGTTCGAGAGCTCGGAAGGCGTTTACGACGCCGAAGAGATCTACGCGCTCGCGAAAGAGATGGCCTGA